GACGGCACGACCGCAGACGCCGCATCGCTTGTCGACACCGAGCGGTACGCCGGCACGCTCCGAACCGGCGGGACTGTCATTCTCGGTGCTGATCGCCTGGTGGTCGACCGTGGCGACAATCCGGTGGTCGTCGACCTCGACGACATCGTCGAGGTAAGTCTTCAGGACGTCGACTGGTTTCTCGCGGTGATGAGCGCCGCGCTGGTCGGGTTCGGTCTGCTGTCACTTGACCGGTCGGTCCTCCTCGGCGGGGCCTTCGCTGTCGCCGGTGCCGCCAGCCTCGCGCTCACCTACCGCAAGCGGTACGCGCTCAGGATACAGGTCACCGGTCGTACCGACCCACTCAGGTGCTTCCCTGCGGACCCACAGACGCTGCTTGCCGAACTGGAAGCGGCCCTAGCCGACTGACCGGAAATCGCCTACACTTACGCCCGTCCCCGTTCCAGTCGGTCGTATGCCCGCAGACAGCGTCCAGTCGCTCATCGACCAGTTACGCGAAGAAGCCGAGATGGACCGGCCGAACGATCTGACGCCCGATGTCGGCATCGTCATGGGGTCGGACTCGGACCTGCCGACGATGGCCGGCGGGCAGGGCAAGCGGCCCGGGGCCTACGCGGCGCTTGCCGACGAACTCGGCTTCGAGGAACAGACGGACTACACCGACGCGCCCGAGAGCCGCTTCACCTTCGAGACGTTCGTCTGCTCGGCCCATCGGACGCCGGACCTGATGTACGCGTACGCAGAGACGGCCGCTGACCGCGGCATCGACGTCATTATCGCCGGCGCTGGCGGCAAATCCGCGGACCTGCCGAACATGACCGCCAGCATCGCCTACCCGCTGCCGGTTATTGGCGTCCCAGTGCAGGAGAAATCCGTCGACTCGGTCATCGGGATGCCACAGGGCGCGCCGCTGACCGCGGTCGACGCTGGCAAGTCGTTCAACGCCGCGCTCTCCGCGGTACAGATTCTCGCACGGCAGCACGACGAACTCCGTGACCGTCTCGTCTCGTATCACGAAGGCCTCCAGACCAACGTCGGCGAGGCGTCGCGCGACCTCCACGAACTCGGGACACCCGGGTTCAAGCGCGAGTACTGGGACGAGTGATAACTGAGGGGCGTCACACCCTGGGAGGTGCGGCAGTTACAGGTCACTTGCCATCCGAGAGCGCGTCGGCTCTTAAAGACCCACAGGGCCGAAAAACCGAACAATGAACCCTTATATGCGAGTACTTCTAACCGGCAGACGATAGGAGATACCGGAATGAGTAATCCATGGATCGCCATCGGCGCGCTCGCGGTCGTGGCGCTAGCCATCCCACTGACGATGATGGCAGTTTCGAGCCTATTGCGGCCCAGCGTGCCGGAACAAGGCAAACGCACCACCTACGAGTCCGGTGAAGTGCCGACTGGCAGCAGTCGACAGATCAAGTTTAATATCCAGTACTACATGGTCGCGCTGCTGTTCGTCGTCTTCGACATCGAGACCGTCTTCATCTTCCCGTGGACGGTCATCTACAGCGACGCTGCCGCTGAGCTCGGGATGACCACGGCACTGCTACCGATGGTCGTATTCATTACGATTCTCGCCATCGGACTCGGTTGGGCCTGGCGTAACGGTGCAGTTCAGTGGGTGCGCAGTCCGCGCGCCACGAAGGGGGCAGACACATATGAGTAGTGACCAGACACCACCGGCCGTCGAAGACGTATCGACACAGGAGGCCCGCATGGGCGACGGGGCCGACGACCGCTTCAACTCGACGCTACGTGAGGCGTTCGGGTCGACGCCGTTCATCCTGACCAAGTTCGACAAGTTCATGAACTGGGTCCGGGGCTCCTCGATGTTCATGCTGCAGTTCGGGATCGCCTGCTGTAGCATCGAGATGATCCACACCTACGCGATCAAACACGACCTCGACCGCTTCGGGTCAGGGGTGCCACGCGCGTCCCCGCGCCAGGCGGACGTCATCATCGTCCCGGGGACCATCGTCTCGAAGTTCGCGCCGCGGATGAAGCGCGTCTACGACCAGATGCCCGAGCCGAAGTTCGTCGTTTCGATGGGGTCGTGTACCATCTCCGGCGGCCCGTTCCAGGAAGGGTACAACGTGATCAAGGGCGCGGAGGAGGTCATCCCGGTCGACATCCACGTCCCGGGCTGTCCGCCCCGCCCCGAGGCACTCATCTACGGCGTCGCCAAACTGCAGGAGCGCATTGCCGAGGGCGAGTCCTCACCGGTGACGGTCAAACCCTACGAACTGGAGCAGTTCGGCGACCTCGAACAGGACGAGCTCGTGGATAAACTCGCCAGCGAGATCGACGAGGAAGACCTCGTCATGCGGTACAACTGGAACGACTCTCCATAACCTGCCATGAGTTTAGAAAAACCATCACGCGATACGGCGCTCGACGTCGGCGTTACGGAGGACGGCCTTGATTACGACGCGCTCGCGGACCTGCTCGGGGGCCACGTCCTCGACCGCGAGGAGCACGTCAACGCCGAGGGGTTCGTCATCCGTCCCGACGAGGTCCAGGAAGTCCTCTCGACGCTGAAAGAGGAGGCCGGGTTCGACCACTGCGCCTGTGTCACGGCACAGGAGTACGACGACCGGTACGAATCCATCTACCACCTGCGGAAGTACAACGACCCGACACAGGAGCTGTCGATCGTCGTCCCGTCGCCGAAAGACGACCCGCACAACGAGTCGGCCGCTCGCGTCTACGACACCGCGGACTGGCACGAGCGGGAGGCGTATGACCTGGTCGGGATCGACTACAACGACCACCCGGACCTGCGTCGCATCCTCCTGCCAGAGACCTGGCAGGGCCACCCCCTGAGCCAGGACTACAATCAGGACCAGCCACAGATCGTCTCACTGCGCGAGCACGCGAACCCACTGAAAGACGACAAACGCAGCGAGGACGATCCGGACACGATGTTCGTCAACATCGGCCCGCACCACCCGGCGACCCACGGCGTGCTCCACGTCGAAACGGTGCTCGACGGCGAGCAGATCGCCGACCTCGAACCCGACATCGGCTACCTGCACCGCTGTGAGGAGCAGATGTGCCAGCAGGGCACCTACCGCCACCAGATCATGCCGTACCCCGACCGGTGGGACTACATTTCCGCTGGTATCCTCAACGAATGGGCGTACGCGCGCGCGGCCGAGGACCTCGCGGATATCGAGGTCCCCGAGTACGCGCAGGTCATCCGGACGATGGCGGCGGAGATGTGCCGGATCGCCTCGCACGAGCTTGCGCTGGCGACGTTCGCGCTGGACGTGTTCGGCGACTTCACCGCCGTCTTCCAGTACGGCATCCGCGACCGCGAAATCGTCCAGAACCTGCTGGAAGACCTGACCGGGCAGCGGCTGATGTTCAACTATCTCCGGCTGGGCGGGGTCGCCTGGGACCTACCCGAGCCTCGCGACGAGTACTTCGAGAAGATCCGCGACTTCCTCGACGATCTTCCACACAAGCTCGAAGAGATCCACGACCTCGTCACCGGCAACGAGATCTTCCAGATGCGGTGTGTCGACACCGGCGTCCTCTCGCCGGAGCAAGTCAAACAGTACGGCGCGACCGGTCCCGTGGCACGCGGGTCGGGCGTCGACTACGACATCCGGCGCGACGACCCGTACGGCTACTACGACGAACTCGACTGGAACGTCGTCACCGAGCAGGGCGGCGACAACTTCAGCCGCGTTCTCGTCCGCCTTCGCGAGGTCGAGGAGTCCGCCCGCATCATCGAGCAGTGTGTCGACCTGCTGGAGCAGTGGCCGGAAGACGACCGCGAGATTCAGGCCAACGTCCCGCGGACGCTCCGACCCGACCCCGACAAGGAGATTTACCGCTCCGTCGAAGGTGCAAAGGGCGAACTCGGCATCTACATCCGCTCGGACGGCACGGACAAGCCGGCCCGGTTCAAGATCCGCAGTCCGTGCTTCTCGAACCTGCAGACGCTGCCGGAGATGTCCCAGGGCGAGTACATCCCTGACATGATCGCCTCGCTCGGGAGCCTCGACATCGTACTCGGGGAGGTGGACCGGTAATGCAGTCGGCGCCGTTACCGGAAACGCTCGCGAACCTGCTGGACCTCGACCCCAACAGCACGGCCGTGATGATCGTGCTGAGCCTCGTCGGAGCTGGACTCATCGGGACGCTCATGATGACGAACACGGCGCTTGCCGGTCCGTGGGCGAAGCGAAAGATTACGGCCGCGTTCACCGACCGCATCGCCGTCGACCGTATTGGCCCGTACGGGCTGTTCATTATCGTGGCTGACGCCGTTCGCCTGCTATCGAAGGAACTCATTGTTCCCGAAGGCGTCGACCGACCGGCGTGGGACCTCGCGCCGCTGATTATCGCCAGTACCGCGCTGCTCGGCTTTGCCGTGATTCCGATGGGGAACGGCATTCACCTCGCCGACCCCGAGGTCGGGCTGGCGTACGTGTTCGCCGTGGCCTCGACCACGTCGATCGGTCTCGTGATGGCCGGCTACGCATCGAACAACAAGTACTCGTTCCTTGGCGGGCTGCGCGCCGTCGCGCAGAACCTCGCCTACGAGATCCCGCTCATCCTGACGGGCGCGTCGGTGGTCATCTTCGCCGGTTCGCTCCAGATGAGCGAGATCGTCGCGGCCCAGCAGCAGTCCCTTATCGGCCCGCTGCCGTCGTGGTACGCGTTCGTGAACCCCTTCGCGTTCGTGCTGTTCATGATCGCGAACCTCGCGGAAGTCGGCCGGAACCCGTTCGACATCCCCGAAGCGCCGACCGAAATTGTCGCCGGGTATCAGACCGAGTACTCCTCGGTGTACTTCGTCCTGATCTACCTCGGGGAGTTCATCCACATCTTCCTCGGCGGGGCGATCATCGCCACGATCTTCCTCGGTGGGCCGGCCGGTCCGGTCCTGCCCGGCATCGTCTGGTTCCTCATCAAGATCTGGGGCGTCTTCCTGTTCACGCAGTGGGCCCGTTCGGCGGTGCCCCGCGTCCGGATCGATCAGCTTATCGAAATCGGCTGGAAGGGAATGCTGGTGCTCTCGCTGGCGAACCTACTGCTGACCGCGGTTATCGTCGGGGTGACCGTCTGATGACGGCCACGCGAACCGACCCACGAGCGACCGGAGGTGACCTGTCATGATCGGAATCCTGAAATCCATGGCGACGACGATGAAACACGCCCTCGACGGGGAGACGTTCACGGTGGAGTACCCGGACGTCGCCCCCGAGGTGAGCCCCCGCTTCCGCGGCGTCCACAAGTGGAGCCAGGAGCGGTGTATCTGGTGTCGACAGTGTGAGAACGTCTGCCCGAACAACACGATCCAGATCGTGATGGACGAGCAGCGCAACGGCGAGCAGTACAACCTCCACATCGGCCAGTGTATCTACTGCCGGCTGTGTGAGGAAGTCTGCCCGACCGACGCCATTCTCCTGACCCAGAACTTCGAGTTCACCGCGGACACGAAAGACGAGTTCGCCTACGACAAGGAACAGCTCAAGAACGTCCCGTGGTACAAGGACATCGACCCACTCGAGTCACGCGAACCGGACCGGGGCGCGTGGATCGGCGAAGGCGACGGCGAAGTGGACTACCAGTAACTCCTTTTGCGACGGCTTTCAGCGGTTCTCTGTCGGGTCAAGCGTCGTTGCTGAACTGTCATCCGTACGTGACTCGCCGAAACGACCGTCCGCTCAGCGAGGCCGCCCTTCCAGTATCACTCCCTGGGTAGAGCTACGGGCTCCACCGCTGCAATCCACCAGTTAATTGATAGGTGTTCGCCAGCAGGACGGAAGTGCCCCGAAATCTGGGGGCCATACCGGCAAACAGTGGCTCTACTGGCGAGACGAAAGAGGAATCTTCAAAGGGACGCCGCAAAGAGTCTCCAAGTAAGATGGCACTGGCAGAGTCAATTGCGTTCGCGCTGTTCGCTATGGTAACGGTGGGCAGCGCTGCGGGCGTCGTGTTAGTCCGGGACGTCTGGCACTCGGCGCTGTTACTGGGCGTGTCACTCGTCAGCGTCGCAGTGTTCTACGTAATGAACCAGGCGGCGTTCGTCGCAACGATGCAGATCCTGGTGTATGTCGGCGGCGTCCTCGTCCTCATCACCTTCGCGGTGATGCTGACCCGCGAGGACGAGTCGGTGATCGAGGTGACACCATGACCACAAAACCCGAACTACAGACGGAGGGGAGTTTCGTCGCTGGACTGGCCGCAATCGCCCTGTTCGTCGTTCTCGGTGCAGTGTTCATGGGCGTCTCGTTTCCCGCACCAGCGGGCTTCGGCGAGGGAGCGGCGATAACCAAGAGCCTCGGCGCGGCGCTGTTCGATATCGCCCCGAGCGCGATTATGGGCGAGGGTGAGACGGCCGTTCCCGGTGAAGGGTTCCTCGTCGCCTTCGAGGTCATCGACATCGTGCTGGTGGCCGCACTCGTCGGGGCCGTCATGCTCGCTCGCCGCGAGGTCGCCGGCGAGTCGGTCACGCTCGGTGTCGAAACCAAAGAAGACGAAGACGTGCCCGTTGCCGCTGACGGTGGCCCGGGAGGTGACGACTCGTGATTCCGGCCGAGACGTATCTCCTCCTGTCGGCGGCCATATTCTGTATCGGCCTGTTCGGCATCCTCACGCGACGGAACGCGCTCATCTTCCTGATGTCCGTCGAGCTGATGTTGAACGCTGCGAACATCAACCTCGTCGCGTTCTCGCTACAACACGGGAACCTCACCGGTCAGGTGTTCAGCCTGTTCACGATGGCACTCGCCGCCGCGGAGGTGGCCATCGGGATCGGTATCGTCCTGGTCCTGTACCGCAACTTCTCAGACGTGGACGTGACGAAGGCGACGACGATGAGGTGGTAACAGATGGCTGCATTCACATACGCTCCGGCGATTGTCCTGCTGCCGTTCGTATCGTTCCTCGTCGCGCTGTTTGCCGGCGACCGCATGCCGAAAGGCGGCGCGCTCGCGGGCATCACCGCGACGGGTGGATCGCTCCTGCTGTCGATCTGGGTCGCGCTGACGGTAGCCGGCGGTGAGGTTCACAACGAGATACTGTACCAGTGGACCACGAGCGTCGAGTCGCTCCAGCTTAACTTCGGACTCCTGCTGGACCCGCTGTCGGCGCTCATGCTGCTTATCGTCTGTCTCATCTCGTTCCTCGTCCACATCTTCTCGCTCGGGTATATGAACGACGAGGGCGAGACCGGTCTCCCGCGCTATTACGCCGGGCTCGGCCTGTTTACGGCGAGCATGCTCGGGTTCGTCGTCGCCAACAACCTCCTGATGGCGTTCATGTTCTTCGAGCTGGTGGGCCTGTGTTCGTACCTGCTCATCGGCTTCTGGTTCCGTGACGACGGCCCGCCGAGCGCCGCGAAGAAGGCGTTCCTGGTCACCCGTTTCGGTGACTACTTCTTCCTCATCGGCGTCGTCGGCATCTTCGCCACCTTCGGGACCGGTCTCTTCGCCCCCATTACGCAGGGCGGCGAAGTGGTCGCCGAGAGCTTCCCGATGCTTGCCGAACACGCCATCGTTGACGGCGAGACCGAAGGCATCGCGATGCTTGAGACAGTCGGCATGGGGCCACAGCAATGGTTCACCGTGCTCGGCCTCCTCGTGCTTGGCGGCGTCGTCGGCAAGTCCGCGCAGTTCCCGCTGCACACGTGGCTGCCCGACGCCATGGAAGGTCCGACGCCGGTCTCGGCCCTGATTCACGCAGCGACGATGGTCGCAGCTGGTGTGTACCTCGTCGCGCGTATGTACGGCTTCTACGCGCTTTCGCCGACGGCACTGGCCGTCATCGCCCTTATCGGCGGCTTCACCGCGTTGTTCGCGGCGACGATGGGTCTGGTCAAACAGGAGATCAAGCAGGTACTCGCGTACTCCACCATTTCCCAGTACGGGTACATGATGCTCGCGCTGGGCTCGGGTGGCTACATCGCTGCCGTCTTCCACCTGACGACCCACGCCGTGTTCAAGGCGCTCCTGTTCCTCGGCGCGGGGTCGGTCATCATTGCCATGCACCACAACGAGAATATGTGGGACATGGGCGGTCTGAAAGACCGGATGCCGGTGACCTACTGGACGTTCCTTGCCGGCTCGCTCGCGCTCGCTGGTATCGTTCCCTTCGCCGGCTTCTGGTCCAAAGACGAGGTGCTGTACGAGGCGCTTATCCACGGCTTCGGCACTGAGGGTGGTCTCGGCACGGCCTACCTCGTCGCGTACGCGATGGGGCTGCTGGCCGTGTTCTTCACCGGCTTCTACACCTTCCGGATGGTGTACCTGACCTTCCACGGTGACGCCCGCTCGGACACCGCGCGTGACCCCGAGCCCGTCCGCTGGAATGTCAAGGGCCCGCTGACGGTGCTTGGGATTCTCGCGACGACGATCGGGTTTATCAACATGGCTCCGGTCGCGAAGCTCACCGGTGCCCACATCGACTTCCTCCACAAGTGGCTGACCGGGCCGGAGAACGGTGGCTGGCCTGCGGCGCTCAACACTGGACTGCACCACTACGAGGGTCTCCTGCACGATGTTTCACACGTTGTGAAGGGCTACCCGCTTGGAGAGACGCCGACACTGCTCGCTTCTGCAGGCGTCTCGCTCGGGCTGGCACTCGCCGGTGTGTTCGTCGCTCGGAGCCTCTATGCCGGTGCCGACCCGGTCGAGCATACGGACAAGCTTGGCGGTCTGAAGACGCTACTCATGCACAACTACTACCAGGACGAATATCAGGTGTGGCTCGCGACGGGTGTCACCTACCCGCTCGCCCGTGTGATGAACAAGTTCGACCAGGGTGTCGTCGACGGGGTCGTCAACGGCATCTCCAGCGTGAGCCTGTTCGGCGGCAGCCGCATCCGACGCATCCAGTCCGGCGTCGTCAGCAACTACGCGACGCTGTTGACGCTTGGACTCGTGCTCTTGCTTGCTGCCTTCGGCATCATGGGAGGGTGGTTCTAGATGTGGGTCGCTGCACTGCTGCTCGTGACCCTGCTGGGAACCGGCCTCGTGTTCCTCTCGCCTGACCGCTACGCCGGAAAGCTCGCCGCAGCCGTCAGTGCGGTGCCGGCACTTGGCAGCATCTACATGTACTGGGTGTACCTCACGCAGTACGGCGGGACGGGCAACGCACTGCTGTCGCCCGCCGACATCGCGTTCGGCCAGCAGATCCCGTGGATCACGCTGGGTGAGCTGGAAGTGTCGTACTACGTCGGCCTCGACGGCATCAGCATGCCGCTGCTCGCGCTGACGACGGTGCTGACGACGCTCGCCATCGTGTCCGCGTGGACGCCCATCGACGAGCGCCAGTCCCAGTTCTACGGGCTGATGCTGTTCATGGAAGTGAGCCTCATCGGCGTGTTCTCCGCGCTCGATTTCTTCCTCTGGTTCGTCTTCTGGGAGGGCGTCCTCATCCCGATGTACCTGCTCATCGGTGTCTGGGGCGGCCCGCGCCGGAAGTACGCCGCGATCAAGTTCTTCGTCTACACGAACGTGGCGTCGCTGATCATGTTCGCGGGGCTGTTCGCGCTCGTGTTCAGCACCGACCTCACGTCGCTGTCCCTGCCTGCGATGGCCGAGGCGTTCCGCACCGCGAGTGGGCTGCCGACCATCGCCGGCGTGAACCTGATGACCATCTCGTTTATCCTGATGTTCTTCGGGTTCGCGGTGAAGGTGCCCGTCTTCCCGCTGCACACATGGCTGCCCGACGCACACGTCGAGGCCCCGACGCCGGTGTCGGTCATGCTGGCCGGTGTCCTGCTGAAGATGGGGACCTACGCGCTGCTGCGGTTCAACTTCACGATGCTCGCTGACACGGCGCGCCAGCTCGCCGTTCCGCTGGCTATCATCGGCGTTGTCAGCGTCATCTACGGCGCGATGCTCGCGCTGGCACAGCGTGACCTCAAACGCATCGTCGCCTACTCCTCGATTTCGTCGATGGGCTACGTCATCCTGGGCCTGGTCGCGTTCACGCCCTACGGCATGGGCGGGGCGACCTTCCAGATGATCGCCCACGGCCTCATCTCGGGGCTGATGTTCATGTGTGTCGGCGTTATCTACAACACGACGCACACGCGCATGGTCGGCGACATGTCCGGCCTCGCGGACCGCATGCCCTGGACGGTTGGCATCTTCGTCGCCGCCGCCTTCGGCTACATGGGCCTGCCGCTGATGGCCGGCTTCGCCGGGGAGTACTTCATCTTCCAGGGTTCGTTCAACGCGCCGACACTCGGCGGGGCTGCACCGGTGTTAACCTCGCTGGCGATGTTCGGCATCGTCATCGTGGCCGGCTACCTGCTGTGGGCCATGCAGCGCACGCTGTTCGGGGCCTTCAGTCTGGAGACGGACTACGAGGTCAGCCCGGCCGCGTTCCACGACGTCGCGCCGCTGGCCGTGTTGCTCCTGCTGGTCATCGCACTCGGTGTCGCACCGGACCTCTCCTTTGCCATGATACAGGACTCGATTTCACCGGTTCTCGAAATCGGAGGTGGTGCATAGATGGTCGCACTCCCTGACTGGATGGCGCTCGCCCCGGCACTTTCGCTGGGCCTCGCCTCTCTGGTGTTGCTGCTAGCGGACTCGATCGACCCGGACACGACGAACACGGGGCTTCTGGCCGGCATCTCGGTGCTCGGCTCCCTGCTTTCCTTCGGGTTCGCCGGCTGGTTTATCACCGCCGGCACCGGCATCGCCGATAGCACTGGCGTCGCACTGTTCAACAACCAGCTCGTCGTCGATCAGATGGCCCTGTTTTTCATGGCCATCGTCGGCAGCGTCACGACGCTGGTCGTGCTCGCGAGCTACGACTACGTCGCCGAACACAGCTACCAGGCCGAGTTCTTCGCGCTGGTCCTGCTGTCCGCGACCGGGATGAGCCTCCTGAGCGCGGCCAACAGCCTGGCGACGGCCTTCGTCGCGCTGGAACTCGTCTCGCTGCCGTCCTACGCGCTCGTCGCCTTCCTCAAGGAGAACAAGGGCAGCGTCGAGGCGGGATTGAAGTACTTCCTCATCGGCGCAGTGTCCTCGGCGGTGCTTGCCTACGGTATCTCGCTTGTGTACGCTGCGACGGGCGTCCTTCGATTCGACGGCGTCGCGACGGCCATTTCCAGTGGCACGGTCCAGACCATCGTCGACGGGTCGGTTCAGGCCCAGTCCGGTGAGCCTGCCGTCCCGATGGCTATCCTCGGCGTCGGTATCCTGATGATTATCGGCGGCGTCGCGTTCAAGACGGCTTCCGTGCCGTTCCACTTCTGGGCACCCGAGGCGTACGAGGGCGCGCCAGCGCCGATCTCGGCGTTCCTCTCCTCGGCGTCGAAGGCCGCCGGCTTCGTGCTGGCGTTCCGCGTCTTCGCCGTCGCCTTCCCGATCGGTGACCTGCTCGCCGCCGGCGGCGCGATCAACTGGGTGATGGCGTTCCAGATCCTCGCCATCGCGACGATGTTCATCGGGAACTTCGCCGCCGCGACCCAGGAGACGGTCAAGCGGATGCTGGCCTACTCCAGTGTCGGCCACGCCGGCTACGTCCTCATCGGACTCGCCGCCGTGTCCGGCTCCGGTGAGGGACTGAGTCTCAGCATGAGTGCGGGGATGTCCCACCTGCTCGTCTACGGCTTCATGAACACGGGCGCGTTCCTGTTCATCGCGCTGGCCGAGTACTGGGGCGTCGGCCGCCGCTTCGAGGACTACAACGGCCTCGGCAAGGAAGCGCCGGTCGCCTGCGCGGCGATGACGGTGTTCCTGTTCAGCCTCGCCGGCCTGCCGATCGGCGGCGGGTTCTTCTCGAAGTTCTACCTGTTCCAGGCGACGCTCAACGTCAGCGCGTGGTCGCTGGCTGCCGCGCTCATCATCAACAGCGCGCTCAGCCTGTTCTACTACTCCCGCGTCGTCAAGGCGATGTGGATCGAGGAACCGACCGGCAGCCGGACCATCGAGTCGTACCCGATGGGGCTGTACACCGCTGTGGTGGGCGCCGCCATCGTGACGGTGCTCCTGCTGCCCGGCTTCAACCGCGTCTCCGAGATCGCGTTCCAGGCAGCGCAGTTGCTGTAGACGCCTGGCTATTTTCTTTCTCACACGCTTGTTAGCGAGGCTTACGCCGACTCGTAGACGAACACGCCGCCACTCTCGCGCTTCTCGACGCGGTCGGTGACTTCGAGTACGTCCAGGTGGCCGACAGCCTCGCTCATCCCAGCGAAGTACTCCGTAGCGGGCAGGTCCCCGAACAGCGCCGTCATCACGTCACTGGGTGTCGTCGCCCCGCCGGAGACGATGTCGGCGACCTCCGCGGTGCGCTGGTCGTGTTCCGCGAGGATGTCGTCGATGCGTTCCTGCGGTGATGCAACGGGCTCGCGGTGGCCGGTGAGAAAACGGTCGTGGCCCTGCTCGCGGAGCCACCGGAGCGAGTCGTTGAACGCCGGCAGCACCCGCGGGCGCGTCCCGCTCTCGTCGGGCACCTGCAGGAACGGGTTGGGCGTGATGTCGCCCAGCACGTTGTCGCCGACGATCGCCTCACGGCGACCCTGAAAGTCGTACGAGAAGATGATTTCGCCGGCGGAGTGGCCCTGTACGGTGTCGACCGTGAGTTCTGTGTCGTCGACGGTAGCGATATCACCAGCCGCGAGCGCGCGGTCGGTATCGACGCTCTGGGCGTAGGGCAGGAACGCTTCCGGTAGCTGTGTGACCGTCTCGGCAGTCTCGCGTGAGACGCCACACCGCTCGAAGAAATCCGCGAAATAGGACTGTTCAGTGTGTAGCTGCGCCGCGAAATCGCGCATGATATCGGCTGCCGGCTCGCTGGCGAGGACACGCGCCCCCCGCTCGGCGAACCGGTTTGCCATGCCGAAATGGTCCGGATGCGGATGTGTGACCAGTACCTGCTCGATGTCATCTGGCGACAGCTCGCGTGCTTCAAGCGCCTCAACCAGACGCGACCACGCTTCCTCGCTGTCGGGTCCCGGATCGACGATGGTTCGTCGCGCGATATATGCATTGACTGGCCCGACCTGAAACGGCGTGGGAATCGATACCCGTGTGAACATGTCTCCCCGTTGCAGGTGCCGGCGCAAAACAGTTCGTACCCGCGGGACACGTTTACCATCGTGGCCGCTCGCAGTCCCTCGATCAGCCGTGATTGGGGACTGTGTTCCGGGCACAAGAGATATATTCGTCCTTCGCGTAAGGTCATATATGAACAAGCACTTCGAA
The genomic region above belongs to Haloarcula hispanica ATCC 33960 and contains:
- the nuoL gene encoding NADH-quinone oxidoreductase subunit L, with product MAAFTYAPAIVLLPFVSFLVALFAGDRMPKGGALAGITATGGSLLLSIWVALTVAGGEVHNEILYQWTTSVESLQLNFGLLLDPLSALMLLIVCLISFLVHIFSLGYMNDEGETGLPRYYAGLGLFTASMLGFVVANNLLMAFMFFELVGLCSYLLIGFWFRDDGPPSAAKKAFLVTRFGDYFFLIGVVGIFATFGTGLFAPITQGGEVVAESFPMLAEHAIVDGETEGIAMLETVGMGPQQWFTVLGLLVLGGVVGKSAQFPLHTWLPDAMEGPTPVSALIHAATMVAAGVYLVARMYGFYALSPTALAVIALIGGFTALFAATMGLVKQEIKQVLAYSTISQYGYMMLALGSGGYIAAVFHLTTHAVFKALLFLGAGSVIIAMHHNENMWDMGGLKDRMPVTYWTFLAGSLALAGIVPFAGFWSKDEVLYEALIHGFGTEGGLGTAYLVAYAMGLLAVFFTGFYTFRMVYLTFHGDARSDTARDPEPVRWNVKGPLTVLGILATTIGFINMAPVAKLTGAHIDFLHKWLTGPENGGWPAALNTGLHHYEGLLHDVSHVVKGYPLGETPTLLASAGVSLGLALAGVFVARSLYAGADPVEHTDKLGGLKTLLMHNYYQDEYQVWLATGVTYPLARVMNKFDQGVVDGVVNGISSVSLFGGSRIRRIQSGVVSNYATLLTLGLVLLLAAFGIMGGWF
- a CDS encoding NADH-quinone oxidoreductase subunit N encodes the protein MVALPDWMALAPALSLGLASLVLLLADSIDPDTTNTGLLAGISVLGSLLSFGFAGWFITAGTGIADSTGVALFNNQLVVDQMALFFMAIVGSVTTLVVLASYDYVAEHSYQAEFFALVLLSATGMSLLSAANSLATAFVALELVSLPSYALVAFLKENKGSVEAGLKYFLIGAVSSAVLAYGISLVYAATGVLRFDGVATAISSGTVQTIVDGSVQAQSGEPAVPMAILGVGILMIIGGVAFKTASVPFHFWAPEAYEGAPAPISAFLSSASKAAGFVLAFRVFAVAFPIGDLLAAGGAINWVMAFQILAIATMFIGNFAAATQETVKRMLAYSSVGHAGYVLIGLAAVSGSGEGLSLSMSAGMSHLLVYGFMNTGAFLFIALAEYWGVGRRFEDYNGLGKEAPVACAAMTVFLFSLAGLPIGGGFFSKFYLFQATLNVSAWSLAAALIINSALSLFYYSRVVKAMWIEEPTGSRTIESYPMGLYTAVVGAAIVTVLLLPGFNRVSEIAFQAAQLL
- a CDS encoding MBL fold metallo-hydrolase → MFTRVSIPTPFQVGPVNAYIARRTIVDPGPDSEEAWSRLVEALEARELSPDDIEQVLVTHPHPDHFGMANRFAERGARVLASEPAADIMRDFAAQLHTEQSYFADFFERCGVSRETAETVTQLPEAFLPYAQSVDTDRALAAGDIATVDDTELTVDTVQGHSAGEIIFSYDFQGRREAIVGDNVLGDITPNPFLQVPDESGTRPRVLPAFNDSLRWLREQGHDRFLTGHREPVASPQERIDDILAEHDQRTAEVADIVSGGATTPSDVMTALFGDLPATEYFAGMSEAVGHLDVLEVTDRVEKRESGGVFVYESA
- a CDS encoding complex I subunit 4 family protein — translated: MWVAALLLVTLLGTGLVFLSPDRYAGKLAAAVSAVPALGSIYMYWVYLTQYGGTGNALLSPADIAFGQQIPWITLGELEVSYYVGLDGISMPLLALTTVLTTLAIVSAWTPIDERQSQFYGLMLFMEVSLIGVFSALDFFLWFVFWEGVLIPMYLLIGVWGGPRRKYAAIKFFVYTNVASLIMFAGLFALVFSTDLTSLSLPAMAEAFRTASGLPTIAGVNLMTISFILMFFGFAVKVPVFPLHTWLPDAHVEAPTPVSVMLAGVLLKMGTYALLRFNFTMLADTARQLAVPLAIIGVVSVIYGAMLALAQRDLKRIVAYSSISSMGYVILGLVAFTPYGMGGATFQMIAHGLISGLMFMCVGVIYNTTHTRMVGDMSGLADRMPWTVGIFVAAAFGYMGLPLMAGFAGEYFIFQGSFNAPTLGGAAPVLTSLAMFGIVIVAGYLLWAMQRTLFGAFSLETDYEVSPAAFHDVAPLAVLLLLVIALGVAPDLSFAMIQDSISPVLEIGGGA